The Candidatus Hydrogenedentota bacterium genome contains the following window.
GGTCCATCCGGTGAGGTCCTTGCCGTTGAACAGGGAGACGCGCTCCCCGCCGGACGGGGCCGCGGCGGCAACCAGCGAAACGAGCAGGACTGCGGGCAGGAGACGGGCGAAAACGGACTTCATTGATCTCACTCCAAGGGTTGGACGCTGTTTCCCGGTCGGTTACGGCCCTCCGGGGGGGTGACACATCGAAACCATACGATACCGGGCGCCCCCGCGCTTTTCAAGCGCGGCGGGGCGTGATATAGTCTTCCCCGGCACACAGGCGCCGGGGAACCAGCCATGACAGTCCTGCTTCTGATGATCAGCCAGTTCGCCGCAGGGGCCGCCGCGCCCGCGCATCTTGGGGATGCCCTGACGCGGGACACTTGGGGGCTGCATGCGTTTGAGCAAAGCGACTGGCGCCCCCACCTTCTGGACCTTGCCCCCGCGCGGTGGGTGTGGATGCCCTCCACGCGGACCCTTTCAAACACCTTTGTCCTGTTCCGCCGGGAAATTGACTTGGACACCGTTCCGGTGCGGGCGAGGGGATTCATCTCCGCAGACAGCCGGTACCGGCTGACAGTTAACGGAAAGCGGGTCCAGTGGGGCCCCGCGCCGTGCGATCCGCGTCACCTGGACGCGGACCCCATGGACATCGCCCCGCTTCTTCTTCCGGGGAAGAATGTCCTGGGGGTTGAGGTGCTGCACTACGGCCTGGGCGACGGCACCTGGCCTGCGGGAAAACCCGGGATGCTCTTTCATCTTGTTCTGGAGTTTCCGGACGGGACCACCCGGTCCGTGGTCTCCGACGGGGACTGGCGGTGCATGATTGACCGGGCGCACCCCCCGGGGCAGCACAAGCGCTGGTTCCTCCGGGCGCTTCAGGAGGAATATGACGCCCGTCTTCACCCCGAGGGATGGGACACGCCGGGCTATGCCCCCGGGGAAGAGTGGTGTCCGGCCATGCCCCTGGAATGCCCGCCGGACAAGCCGGCCGCATGCAGCCACTACGACGGCAACGACCTTCTGGACCGGGTCCGGGAAGACGACGCCTCCCTGCGTGTCCGCGAAATCCCGCTGATCACGGAGCCGCTGGTGTCCGCGAAGGGGCTTGCCAACTCGGGGCGGATTCTCTGGCACCGCGACCCGCGGGACTGGTTCGACATGCGCGTGCCGGACTCCTTCACGGTGGACCGCACCCCCGTGGCCGTGCCCACCGCGGACGGAACCGGGGTCACCCTTCCGGCGACCGGCGACCGCGAGGGCGTTTTCGCCACCTTTGAGTTCAACGAGCACATCGTCGGCTGGCCGCAGTTCAGCCTTGACGCGCCCGAGGGCGCCGTGGTGGAGCTGATGGTGCAGGAATCCCACGCCCCGGACGGTCCCGCGTGGCTCGACACGCATTTCTACGCCTGGACCCGCTTCATCTGCCGGGAAGGGGTCAACACCTTTGAACCCTTTGACTACGAGTCCTTTCGCTGGATACAGCTCCATGTGCGCAACGCGAACCGCCCCGTCACCGTTTCGGCGGTGGGGGCGCGGCGCCGTCTCTTTCCCTGGCCGAACCCGGCGCGGGTGAAATGCTCGGACCCGGCCCTCCAGCGGCTGTTTGACGCGACGGTGAACACCCTGAACAACAGCGCCCTGGACGTGGCGGTGGACGGCATGGGCCGCGAGCGGCAGCAGTACAGCGGCGACGGCAGCCCGCAGCTCTTCGCCATCCGCCAGACCTTCGGCGAGACCCGCCTTCCGCAGCGGTTCCTGCGCACGTTCAGCGAGGGGCAGTCGCCCGAGGGATATTTCATGGACTGCTGGCCGGCGTTCGACCGGCTGGCCCGGGTCCAGCAGAAGCAGATTCAGGGGGCCTACTGGGGCCCGCTCCTTGACCACGGCGTGGGGTTCGTTTTCGACTGCTGGAACCACTATCTGGAAACCGGGGACCGAGACGGGGTGGCGGAGGCGTATCCGCGCCTGCTGCGGTTTGCGGACTATCTCGCCGCGCTGCGCGGGGGCGACGGCCTGCTGCCGGTGGAGAATCTCGGCATCCCCACGGTCTGGATGGACCATCTGGCATTCAAGAAGCCGTCGCACAAGCAGTGCGCGTTCAACCTCTACGCCGCCGCCATGTACCGCCATGCCCTCTGCCCCCTCGCCGCCGCCTTTGGCGACCAGGACAAGGCGCTGGAATGCGGGCGCATAGGCGATGAACTGCTGGCCGCCGCCACAGAGCGGTTCTGGGACGCGGAGCGGGGGATTTTCGTGGACAACCTTCCTTTCCTGGCGGAGGAGGGCGCCGTTCGCCTCTCCGACCGGACGCTGGCGATGTCCATCCTGTTCGTCCAATGTCCCGGGGGAGACGCCGACGCGGCGCTCCGGGCGCTGGTGGAGTGCCCTCCGGAACTGGGGCTGTCCTATCCCGCAAACGCGCACTGGCGGTACTGGGCGCTGGCAAGGCGGGGACGGGCCGATGTGGTGGTGTCGGAATTCCGGACCAAATGGGCGACCATGGGCTCCGTGCTGCTAAATAACACGCTTCAGGAAATGTGGGAGGCCCCTGCGGACTCCACGGCGGAGTGGAGCCATTGCCCCGTGGTGCCGCTGTATTTCCTTCACATGGACATTGCGGGCATCCGGGCGACCTCGCCGGGGTTTGCCACCTGTGATGTGCGCCCGCAG
Protein-coding sequences here:
- a CDS encoding alpha-L-rhamnosidase, which gives rise to MTVLLLMISQFAAGAAAPAHLGDALTRDTWGLHAFEQSDWRPHLLDLAPARWVWMPSTRTLSNTFVLFRREIDLDTVPVRARGFISADSRYRLTVNGKRVQWGPAPCDPRHLDADPMDIAPLLLPGKNVLGVEVLHYGLGDGTWPAGKPGMLFHLVLEFPDGTTRSVVSDGDWRCMIDRAHPPGQHKRWFLRALQEEYDARLHPEGWDTPGYAPGEEWCPAMPLECPPDKPAACSHYDGNDLLDRVREDDASLRVREIPLITEPLVSAKGLANSGRILWHRDPRDWFDMRVPDSFTVDRTPVAVPTADGTGVTLPATGDREGVFATFEFNEHIVGWPQFSLDAPEGAVVELMVQESHAPDGPAWLDTHFYAWTRFICREGVNTFEPFDYESFRWIQLHVRNANRPVTVSAVGARRRLFPWPNPARVKCSDPALQRLFDATVNTLNNSALDVAVDGMGRERQQYSGDGSPQLFAIRQTFGETRLPQRFLRTFSEGQSPEGYFMDCWPAFDRLARVQQKQIQGAYWGPLLDHGVGFVFDCWNHYLETGDRDGVAEAYPRLLRFADYLAALRGGDGLLPVENLGIPTVWMDHLAFKKPSHKQCAFNLYAAAMYRHALCPLAAAFGDQDKALECGRIGDELLAAATERFWDAERGIFVDNLPFLAEEGAVRLSDRTLAMSILFVQCPGGDADAALRALVECPPELGLSYPANAHWRYWALARRGRADVVVSEFRTKWATMGSVLLNNTLQEMWEAPADSTAEWSHCPVVPLYFLHMDIAGIRATSPGFATCDVRPQLGDIGDLEVVTHTVLGPFELKAEADDGGHEVTLSVPEGCEATLVLPEGARCSLPPADSAQRFGFACYRLRAGEKNVFRVPR